The following proteins are encoded in a genomic region of Candidatus Nitrospira nitrificans:
- a CDS encoding fibronectin type III domain-containing protein, with the protein MLTWKPIFSMTHLAFFTLFLMPLAGCSGEGAGGPTISSLPKPTNATAELDSDPASDSDAAGEEDPVISMTSTPTGVTAKLTWDPPPDIKVTGYQIFYEKRSPESQGSEELDWSEGSAQPEELTSDKPSLCSYGESHAAEASSATVVGLEPNTPYVFAIRAFNELESLCSNEIPAVTPPTQS; encoded by the coding sequence ATGTTGACTTGGAAACCGATCTTCTCGATGACCCATCTAGCGTTTTTCACTCTCTTCCTGATGCCACTGGCTGGTTGCTCAGGTGAGGGAGCGGGGGGACCGACAATTTCTAGCCTTCCTAAGCCAACGAATGCGACAGCGGAACTGGACTCAGATCCGGCCTCTGACTCCGATGCCGCTGGAGAAGAGGACCCGGTCATTTCCATGACGTCCACACCAACGGGAGTGACCGCGAAGTTGACGTGGGATCCGCCCCCTGACATTAAAGTAACCGGCTACCAAATTTTCTATGAGAAGCGTTCACCAGAAAGCCAAGGCTCGGAAGAGTTGGACTGGTCAGAAGGGTCAGCGCAACCAGAAGAGTTAACTTCAGATAAGCCAAGCTTATGTTCTTACGGAGAAAGCCACGCTGCTGAGGCTTCATCCGCCACCGTTGTCGGACTCGAACCCAACACGCCATACGTTTTTGCGATCCGCGCATTCAACGAATTGGAAAGCCTCTGTTCAAATGAGATCCCGGCGGTAACGCCTCCGACCCAATCCTAA
- a CDS encoding VanZ family protein, producing MTTHRGLRLLPLALAAIIFCTAVPIEFRGPVLWSNEFDIGDFVNNVLLYAPLGVALWRRSLLVGLAGAATLSTAIETLQIWHFERFGSAFDVLANILGTACGILLAERLAQSRRRTPDLFSINQRLAAFAILGVVMLLALWIVPVQPATLSNWNPDFELLLGNERTSDRPWRGTILELALVPAPLSDAEVYDLRDVSAPLVRSALLARGAYILPEPITLDGGEAKRLSPDVSRRFFHSATTRNGFTLIAKVMTANAHQHGPARLMSFSADQFNRNFDLGQEDARLVFRVRTFITGPNGMHPHVETLPVLVAQIPILVVATFDGAVSRVYVDGQARGRSNLAAAGCLIPVLCDTGVPIASALFGGLCAIAAIGILRPTSRGSAMILAILAGMLGTAPFYLVTESLPLGVGKLAIVLAGAITVGLGISEHHQPIESEG from the coding sequence TTGACAACGCATCGAGGACTTCGGTTGTTGCCGTTAGCCCTAGCCGCCATCATATTCTGCACGGCAGTACCCATTGAGTTCCGCGGGCCGGTGCTGTGGTCTAATGAGTTCGATATCGGGGACTTTGTGAATAACGTGCTGCTCTACGCCCCGCTGGGAGTGGCGCTCTGGAGGCGATCTTTGCTTGTCGGCCTGGCGGGAGCGGCGACGCTTTCGACTGCCATTGAGACTCTGCAGATCTGGCATTTCGAGCGGTTTGGATCAGCCTTCGATGTTTTGGCAAACATACTTGGGACAGCCTGCGGCATTCTATTGGCTGAGCGACTAGCGCAGTCAAGACGCCGTACACCCGATTTATTCTCGATCAACCAGCGACTGGCCGCGTTTGCCATCCTGGGTGTTGTGATGCTGCTTGCCCTGTGGATAGTACCTGTTCAACCCGCTACCCTATCGAATTGGAACCCCGACTTCGAACTGCTTCTTGGCAACGAGCGAACTTCGGATCGCCCCTGGCGTGGCACCATATTGGAACTCGCTCTCGTGCCCGCGCCATTATCAGATGCGGAAGTTTACGACCTGAGAGACGTTTCTGCCCCATTGGTTCGAAGCGCCCTGCTCGCTCGCGGGGCATACATCCTACCGGAGCCTATCACGCTGGACGGAGGTGAAGCCAAGCGGCTTTCGCCTGATGTCTCCCGTCGATTTTTTCATTCGGCAACCACCCGCAACGGGTTCACCCTCATTGCAAAAGTCATGACTGCGAATGCCCACCAACACGGTCCGGCTCGGTTGATGAGTTTTTCCGCCGATCAATTCAATCGGAATTTTGATCTGGGGCAGGAAGATGCTCGACTGGTCTTCAGAGTGCGGACATTCATCACGGGACCCAATGGTATGCACCCGCATGTTGAAACGTTGCCTGTTCTTGTGGCTCAGATCCCCATTCTCGTGGTCGCGACGTTCGATGGAGCAGTTTCGCGAGTCTACGTGGATGGGCAAGCACGGGGTCGATCCAATCTCGCGGCGGCGGGCTGTCTCATCCCTGTGCTGTGCGATACAGGGGTGCCAATCGCTTCCGCCCTGTTCGGCGGCCTTTGCGCAATCGCGGCCATCGGCATCTTGAGGCCGACGTCCAGGGGAAGCGCCATGATACTGGCAATTCTGGCCGGAATGCTGGGTACCGCACCATTCTACCTCGTGACAGAATCACTTCCGCTTGGTGTAGGAAAACTTGCAATAGTCTTGGCCGGTGCGATCACAGTGGGCCTCGGAATCTCAGAACATCACCAGCCGATTGAGTCTGAGGGCTGA
- a CDS encoding fibronectin type III domain-containing protein, with amino-acid sequence MRRFSQTPTPRTARSRRADQASATSLFWQVLGITVCICLGLVPDGLAQTTIRPTALTYYAVQGATNPPNQTLTLSRTRTYSVSLTASDNASWLTVSPTSTSFTTSKNVAVAVKTSGLTAGTYRATITFTVGTWSKYYVPVTLIISPPSGGGGGGGTTSSAALAWNAVTGTPISGYRVYVGEAPRLYTRTITVGTVTSATVSSLTRGRTYYFAVAAYNSAGQSPPSNEVSKTIP; translated from the coding sequence ATGAGACGATTTTCTCAGACACCCACTCCACGCACGGCACGGTCTCGTCGTGCGGATCAGGCTTCGGCAACCTCCTTGTTCTGGCAGGTTCTCGGAATCACGGTGTGCATCTGCCTGGGACTCGTTCCTGACGGCTTGGCGCAAACGACCATTAGACCGACCGCACTGACCTATTATGCGGTGCAAGGCGCAACGAACCCACCGAACCAAACATTAACCCTCTCCAGAACCCGTACCTATTCGGTTAGTCTCACTGCCTCAGACAATGCATCTTGGCTTACGGTCTCTCCTACCAGCACATCCTTCACCACATCAAAGAATGTTGCAGTAGCTGTCAAGACCAGCGGGTTAACGGCAGGCACCTACAGAGCCACCATCACGTTCACTGTTGGCACCTGGTCGAAGTATTATGTCCCTGTGACATTGATTATCTCGCCTCCGAGTGGTGGTGGAGGCGGCGGCGGGACAACCTCTTCGGCAGCCCTCGCATGGAACGCGGTCACCGGCACCCCCATCAGCGGCTATAGGGTGTACGTCGGAGAGGCACCTCGCCTCTATACCAGAACCATTACGGTGGGCACCGTCACATCCGCCACCGTAAGCAGTTTGACCCGAGGGCGAACGTACTATTTTGCCGTCGCAGCGTATAACAGTGCCGGGCAGAGTCCCCCTTCCAACGAGGTCAGCAAGACGATCCCATGA